TTGGTCGTAGACCAGTTTGATACTGTGGCCAAACGTATTGGTGAACTACGGCCTCCCTCGCCAGGTTTACCTGGAGAGGGGCAGGGGTGAGGTCGAAACCATGAGCTTAAAAACCAACTACATAGGCCATGACTCCTCGTACCAGCGGAAAAAAGCCGCGGGACAAAATGGCTGGGACGACGACGAGACCTGGCAGGCGTGGCGGACGGAAATACTTGCCCTGATCGCTTCCGATGGTTTCCCGAAGTCTGGCAAAGTGCTGGAGCTGGGCTGCGGAGCCGGAGATGTGGCCCTGTTGTTTGCGGAAAAGGGATATCAGGTTTATGGAATAGACATTGTGCCGAGCGCCATAGAGTGGGCCAGGGAGAAGAGCCTAAAAGCGAATATAAGGGCAGAATTTGAAATTGGTGATGTAACAAAGCTGGGAAAGTGGGAAGACGGATATTTTGACATCGTGATTGACGGGCATTGTCTGCATTGCATCATAGGTGACGACCGGGTTGAAATGCTTAAAGAAGCATACCGGGTCTTAAGACCCGGCGGGTTATTTTATGTCAGCAGCATGTGCGGAGATCCGAAGGAACCGGAGGTCTTGAGCATGTACGATCCCGAGTCGCGGTGTACAATACACGGAGGCATAGCGGGAAGGTATTTCGGCTTGCCGGAAGATGTCATCAAAGAGATAGAGAAAGCGGGGTTTAAGGTCAAACGGCACGAAGTGCGGGGAAATAACGAATTGCAGGACGATTTAATTGTGCTGGCAGAAAAATAATTTTCGTTTGTAAAGGTCGACATGAAACCAAAGATATTTCTTTTTGCAGTTTGCATATCAGCAGCTGTTATCGGCTGTGCTTCATTGCCTCGTCTTGAAAAAAGATTGCTAAGTGAGAATGATGGTGTTGTTGTAAAGGCTCGCGCTGATCTCGATACCATTTGGAATACACAAAAACTAATAGAGATATCACGAGACTTGATGCCAAAAGCCAAATATGGCAATAAACGTCAATCGCTTATGGCTTTCCAAGCTTTGTCTTCAATGTATGTCTCTGGTGGTCATCTTTTTATGAGGGGTTATCCCGTAGTTGGTTTAGTAACCCCACTTACCATAGAAATTGGAAAGCAAGGGTTATTATTACAGCAGTTAGATGATTACTGCATCGACAATTATTTAGCTGCAATTGAAAATGGGAACCCTGAGACAAAAATATTTTGCATTGAGATTTTGTCGGAAGCACGCCCAATATATACTAAAACAGTTGACTATTTGATAAACTTGCTATACAGGGACTGGGAAGAACCTGCGTATCACGCATATCGCGCCCTGAAAATAATCAGGACGCTGCAGGCACAGGAAGCTGTCGCAAAGTTTGAAGCTAACAATAAAAATAAGTATATGCTTTTCAGGGATTGACTAATCATTAACACGGGACAAGCAGAAAGATAACCTATGCGCTACAAAGATGCTGGCGTCAACATCGACGCCGGGACCGAATCGGTCCAACGGATAAAAAAAGTGGTCCGCTCCACTTTCACCAAGAACGTGCTGACGGACATCGGCGGCTTCGGCGCCCTTTACGACGGCACACTCAAAGGCTATAAACAGCCGGTGCTGGTCTCCTCCTGCGACGGGGTGGGCACCAAGCTCAAAGTGGCCTTAATGGCCAAACAGCACGGCACGGTGGGCCAGGACCTGGTGAACCACTGCGTCAACGACATTTTGGTCCAGGGGGCGAAACCGCTGTTCTTCATGGACTACGCCGCCTTCGGGCGGCTGGAGCCAAAAATACTGGAAGCCATCGTCACCGGCTTTGCCAAGGCCTGCAAACAGAACGGCTGTTCCCTGATCGGCGGCGAGACCGCCGAGATGCCGGGGATGTACGCCGTGGGCGACTACGACCTGGCCGGGTTCATTGTGGGCGCGGTGGACAAGAAAAAACTTATCACCGGAAAGACCATCAAGCCCGGGGACGTGGTGATCGGTCTCTCCACCAACGGGCTGCAGACCAACGGCTATTCACTGGCCCGGAAGATCCTGTTTGAAAAATGCAAATACAAAGTAAATACACGCCTGACTGAACTCGGTTCTACTGTCGGCGAGGCTTTGCTCAAGGTTCATCCTTCGTACCTGAAACCGGTTACCCCGCTGCTGGACAAGGGCCTGGTCAAGGGCATGGCCCACATCACCGGTGGCGGGTTTCTGGACAACATCCCGCGGGTGCTGCCCAAAGACTGCAATGTGGAGATCAAGCTGGGCTCCTGGCCGGTGCTGCCGGTCTTTGAGCTGATGCAGAAAAAGGGAAAGGTGCCGCAGGACGACATGTACCGCACCTTCAACATGGGGATAGGGTTTGTGCTGGTCGTGGCCCAGCCCGATGCGGCCGCAGCGCTGAAGAGTTTAAGGGGGTTAAAAGTTTTGAACGGGTTTTCGTCCAAGGCTTATGTGATAGGGCAGGTGGTGAAGGGTAAGAAAAAGGTCGAGCTTATTTGACCCCTCTCTACCCTCCCCGATGCGGAGAGGGAATGTTAGGAGAAATATGAAGATATACCTCAACGAAAAGCACATCAAGGCCGAGAAGGGCGCCAAGGTGGCCGAGCTGGTCAAGGAGCACAAGCCCGGGGCCGAGGTCTGCGTGCTAAACGGATTTCCCTGTCTGATGGAGCATACGGTGGAGGAGGGCGACCGGCTGGTGCTGATCAAGAAGGGCGAAGTGCCTTCCAAGAACGAACTGGAGCATCTGCTGTCCGCCCGGCATACTCCGGGCATTGCCGATAAACTGAAGAAGGCTTCCGTGGGCCTGGCCGGCTGCGGGGGGCTGGGCTCGACCGCGGCCATCGCGCTGGCCCGGGCCGGGGTGGGCCGGCTGGTCATCGCCGATTACGATGTGGTGGAACCATCGAACCTGAACCGCCAGCAGTATTTCGTCTCGCATATCGGCCTGCCCAAGGTGGAGGCCCTGAGGGAGATAATCAAGAAGGCCAATCCCTTTACCAAGGTGGAATCCCACCATCTGCGGATAGTTCCCGAGAACGTGGAATCCCTGTTCGGCAAGTGCGACGTGATCATCGAAGCCTTTGACATGGCGGACCAGAAGCAGATGCTGGTGGAGACGGTGCTGGCAAAACTTCCCAAGACGCCCATCGTGATCGGAAGCGGCATGGCCGGGTACGGGGCCAACGATCTGATGAAGACCAGGAAGACCGGAATGCTCTACATCTGCGGGGACGAGCGGAGCGAGGCCGGGCCGGGCTTCGGGCTGATGGCCCCCCGGGTGGGGATGGCCGCCTGCATGCAGGCCAACCAGGCGCTGGAGATACTGCTGGGGCCGGATCCACGCATCAAACAAAGTGAATCGTGAATTGTAATCAGTGAATCGCAGCACTATGATAAAAGTCAATGGTGAAGAACATCCCTGGCGGCAGGGGCTGAATATAACAGAACTGCTGAAGGAAAAGAATTACGTCTATCATGCCATCATCGTGCGGATAAACGAGAAGTTCGTTCCGCCCGAGGAGTACCAGGAGGCCTTGATCAGCGACGGGGACAGCGTGGAGGCGATACATCTTATAACGGGGGGGTGAGACCCAAAGTTTAAATGAAGTAAATGATGTAAAAGTGGTAAATGTTTATCCAATTAGCTCAGGAAACTGGTTGAACATCTGGTGCCAACCCCGTAAGTCGCGTTAAAACGATCAGTGAGCATCGCAGTTGATGGCGGAAAAAGCTTGTCTGCGCCTGTTTGAGGGCTTGGCCAAAGCCCGAGTTCAGACAAGCCCGTCATCAACGAGAAGCGCAGCGCCCGGAGAGTTTTCAGCGACGAGCTTTTTTCTTTTTGGTTCTTTTTCTTAATTGGCGGCACAAAAAAGAAAAAGAACATAACCAGATTAAAGCTACTTTTTAAACCAAATCCACCACTTCATTTTACTTTCCTGAGCAAGTTAGATAGTTATTAAGTTGTAAATGTATAAAAGTTAGTGCAACAATGTTAGCTGACCAATACGGAAGAAAAATAAATTACCTGCGGGTCTCGGTCACCGACCGCTGCAACCTGCGCTGCCGCTACTGCATGCCGCCCGAGGGCGTGCCGCTGAAGGAGCATTCGGAGCTTTTGACCTTTGAGGAGATAGAGACCATCGTCCGGGCCGGGGCGGAGCTGGGCATCGACAAGGTGCGGCTGACCGGCGGAGAGCCCCTGCTGCGCAAGGGTATTTTGGACCTGGTGAAAAAGCTGGCGGCCATTCCGGGCATCAAGGACCTGGCCTTGACCACCAACGGCGTCCTGCTGGGCCCCATGGCCAAAGAGCTGAAAGCCGCCGGCATCATGCGGGTGAACGCCAGCCTGGACACCCTGAAGCCGGAGCGCTTCAAACAGATGACCGGCAGCGACGACTGGCAGAAGGCTTATGACGGGATCCTGGCCGCCCTGGGCGCGGGTTTTCAGCAGGTCAAACTGAACGTGGTGGCCATTGCCGGATACAACCAAGACGAGATCGCTGATTTCGTAACCTTTGTCAAGGACAAGCCCATAGGCCTGCGCTTCATCGAATTCATGCCGGTGGGCAATGCATTTTGGGAAAGTTCCAAAATGCTGGGCACAGAAGAGATAAAGAAGCTTATAGCTGAAAGCGTAAAGCTTGTCCCGGTGAATAACAAAAACAGCATAGCCGACGAGTATCAGATCGAAGGTTCTCCGGCCACAGTGGGTTTCATCTCGCCGCTCTCCGGTAAATTCTGCAAAAAGTGCAACCGTTTGCGGCTGACCTCGGACGGGTTCCTTAAGCCCTGCCTGGGCTCCAAGAGCGAGGTCAACATCCGGGTGCCGGTGTGCAGCGGGCTGGCCGGGACGGAACTGCGTCGGGTGTTCTACGAGGCATTGCGGTTGAAGCCGGCCTGCCACAAGATGGACCAGGGGGGCGTGGACATTGCTCGGCACATGGCGGAAGTGGGAGGATGAACTAAATGCAGAAAACAAAAGGCAGAAGGCAAAATCACCGAAAGCTTTCCCACGTGAATGCCAACGGCCAAGCCAAAATGGTCGACGTCACAGACAAACCAAAGACAGAACGACTGGCTCGGGCCTGCGGGCAGGTCAAAATGAAACCGGCCACT
Above is a genomic segment from bacterium containing:
- a CDS encoding class I SAM-dependent methyltransferase — its product is MSLKTNYIGHDSSYQRKKAAGQNGWDDDETWQAWRTEILALIASDGFPKSGKVLELGCGAGDVALLFAEKGYQVYGIDIVPSAIEWAREKSLKANIRAEFEIGDVTKLGKWEDGYFDIVIDGHCLHCIIGDDRVEMLKEAYRVLRPGGLFYVSSMCGDPKEPEVLSMYDPESRCTIHGGIAGRYFGLPEDVIKEIEKAGFKVKRHEVRGNNELQDDLIVLAEK
- the purM gene encoding phosphoribosylformylglycinamidine cyclo-ligase; this encodes MRYKDAGVNIDAGTESVQRIKKVVRSTFTKNVLTDIGGFGALYDGTLKGYKQPVLVSSCDGVGTKLKVALMAKQHGTVGQDLVNHCVNDILVQGAKPLFFMDYAAFGRLEPKILEAIVTGFAKACKQNGCSLIGGETAEMPGMYAVGDYDLAGFIVGAVDKKKLITGKTIKPGDVVIGLSTNGLQTNGYSLARKILFEKCKYKVNTRLTELGSTVGEALLKVHPSYLKPVTPLLDKGLVKGMAHITGGGFLDNIPRVLPKDCNVEIKLGSWPVLPVFELMQKKGKVPQDDMYRTFNMGIGFVLVVAQPDAAAALKSLRGLKVLNGFSSKAYVIGQVVKGKKKVELI
- the thiF gene encoding sulfur carrier protein ThiS adenylyltransferase ThiF — protein: MKIYLNEKHIKAEKGAKVAELVKEHKPGAEVCVLNGFPCLMEHTVEEGDRLVLIKKGEVPSKNELEHLLSARHTPGIADKLKKASVGLAGCGGLGSTAAIALARAGVGRLVIADYDVVEPSNLNRQQYFVSHIGLPKVEALREIIKKANPFTKVESHHLRIVPENVESLFGKCDVIIEAFDMADQKQMLVETVLAKLPKTPIVIGSGMAGYGANDLMKTRKTGMLYICGDERSEAGPGFGLMAPRVGMAACMQANQALEILLGPDPRIKQSES
- the thiS gene encoding sulfur carrier protein ThiS produces the protein MIKVNGEEHPWRQGLNITELLKEKNYVYHAIIVRINEKFVPPEEYQEALISDGDSVEAIHLITGG
- the moaA gene encoding GTP 3',8-cyclase MoaA; this translates as MLADQYGRKINYLRVSVTDRCNLRCRYCMPPEGVPLKEHSELLTFEEIETIVRAGAELGIDKVRLTGGEPLLRKGILDLVKKLAAIPGIKDLALTTNGVLLGPMAKELKAAGIMRVNASLDTLKPERFKQMTGSDDWQKAYDGILAALGAGFQQVKLNVVAIAGYNQDEIADFVTFVKDKPIGLRFIEFMPVGNAFWESSKMLGTEEIKKLIAESVKLVPVNNKNSIADEYQIEGSPATVGFISPLSGKFCKKCNRLRLTSDGFLKPCLGSKSEVNIRVPVCSGLAGTELRRVFYEALRLKPACHKMDQGGVDIARHMAEVGG